One Streptomyces sp. NBC_01237 genomic region harbors:
- the ilvN gene encoding acetolactate synthase small subunit: MSSKHTLSVLVENKPGVLARITALFSRRGFNIDSLAVGTTEHPDISRITIVVNVEDLPLEQVTKQLNKLVNVLKIVELEPSAAIQRELVLVKVRADSETRSQIVEIVQLFRAKTVDVSPEAVTIEATGGADKLEAMLKMLEQYGIKELVQSGTIAIGRGARSITDRSLRALDRTA, from the coding sequence ATGTCCAGCAAGCACACGCTCTCCGTCCTGGTCGAGAACAAGCCCGGTGTCCTCGCCCGGATCACGGCCCTGTTCTCCCGGCGCGGCTTCAATATCGACTCGCTCGCGGTCGGTACCACCGAACACCCCGACATCTCCCGCATCACCATCGTCGTGAATGTCGAGGACCTGCCCCTGGAGCAGGTGACCAAGCAGCTCAACAAGCTGGTCAACGTCCTGAAGATCGTCGAACTCGAGCCCTCCGCTGCGATCCAGCGCGAGCTCGTCCTGGTGAAGGTCCGCGCCGACAGCGAGACCCGCTCCCAGATCGTCGAGATCGTCCAGCTGTTCCGCGCCAAGACCGTGGACGTCTCCCCGGAGGCCGTCACGATCGAGGCGACCGGAGGGGCCGACAAGCTGGAGGCCATGCTCAAGATGCTGGAGCAGTACGGCATCAAGGAGCTGGTCCAGTCCGGCACCATCGCCATAGGGCGCGGCGCGCGCTCGATCACCGACCGGTCCCTGCGCGCACTCGACCGCACGGCGTAG
- the ilvC gene encoding ketol-acid reductoisomerase: protein MAELFYDDDADLSIIQGRKVAVIGYGSQGHAHALSLRDSGVDVRVGLHEGSKSKAKAEEQGLRVVTPAEAAAEADVIMILVPDPIQAQVYEESIKDNLKDGDALFFGHGLNIRFDFIKPPANVDVCMVAPKGPGHLVRRQYEEGRGVPCIVAVEQDPTGNGLALALSYAKGIGGTRAGVIKTTFTEETETDLFGEQAVLCGGTAALVKAGFETLTEAGYQPEIAYFECLHELKLIVDLMYEGGLEKMRWSISETAEWGDYVTGPRIITEDTKAEMKKVLAEIQDGTFAKAWMAEYHNGLPKYNEYKKADGDHLLETTGRELRKLMSWVNDEDA, encoded by the coding sequence GTGGCCGAGCTGTTCTACGACGACGATGCCGACCTGTCCATCATCCAGGGCCGCAAGGTCGCGGTCATCGGCTACGGCAGCCAGGGCCACGCCCACGCGCTGTCGCTCCGTGACTCCGGCGTCGACGTCCGCGTCGGTCTGCACGAGGGCTCGAAGTCCAAGGCCAAGGCCGAGGAGCAGGGCCTGCGAGTGGTGACCCCCGCCGAGGCCGCCGCCGAGGCCGACGTCATCATGATCCTCGTCCCGGACCCGATCCAGGCCCAGGTCTACGAGGAGTCCATCAAGGACAACCTCAAGGACGGCGACGCGCTGTTCTTCGGCCACGGCCTGAACATCCGCTTCGACTTCATCAAGCCGCCGGCCAACGTCGACGTCTGCATGGTCGCCCCGAAGGGCCCCGGCCACCTCGTCCGCCGCCAGTACGAGGAAGGCCGCGGCGTCCCGTGCATCGTGGCCGTCGAGCAGGACCCGACCGGCAACGGCCTGGCGCTCGCCCTCTCGTACGCCAAGGGCATCGGCGGCACCCGCGCCGGCGTCATCAAGACGACCTTCACCGAGGAGACCGAGACCGACCTGTTCGGTGAGCAGGCCGTCCTCTGCGGTGGCACCGCCGCCCTGGTCAAGGCCGGTTTCGAGACCCTGACCGAGGCCGGCTACCAGCCGGAGATCGCGTACTTCGAGTGCCTGCACGAGCTGAAGCTCATCGTGGACCTCATGTACGAGGGCGGCCTGGAGAAGATGCGCTGGTCCATCTCGGAGACCGCCGAGTGGGGCGACTACGTCACCGGCCCGCGGATCATCACCGAGGACACCAAGGCCGAGATGAAGAAGGTGCTCGCCGAGATCCAGGACGGCACCTTCGCCAAGGCGTGGATGGCCGAGTACCACAACGGTCTGCCCAAGTACAACGAGTACAAGAAGGCCGACGGCGACCACCTGCTGGAGACCACCGGCCGTGAGCTGCGCAAGCTCATGAGCTGGGTCAACGACGAGGACGCGTAG